One segment of Terriglobia bacterium DNA contains the following:
- a CDS encoding DUF3883 domain-containing protein, with the protein MILDQLKPNVIVRGSIFPEPVQIIVAIPMGTSVKLVGKGLNSNLVHEPILSPEQIAQLEATPEREPFDGDPSRFRIGVEAFRLGLAYEYDPYFSLSIARVDPLPHQLEAVYDYFLTMPRIRFLLADDPGAGKTIMAGLLLKELKIRGLVKRTLIITPASLSFQWQREMKEKFREQFELIRSDVLRANYGMNPWQERNQVITSISWVSRIEDAKDSLLRSRWDLIIVDEAHKMAAYSADKKTLAYRLGESLSGMTDHFLLMTATPHKGDPENFCLFLELLDRDVYGNVKSLEEAMRRNYAPFYLRRTKEALISFPDPETGNVTKLFTNRTVNTASFDLDGDEYDFYDALTRYVEDQSIKAAQEDTPRSRALTFTMAMLQRRFASSIYAVHRSLERMREKRKKILEDPREYLRKQMDIPEDLDDLPEEEREEYIEEIENAAISFDPTVLKEDIQQIGRLIDQARVLEHREIESKLVKLKKVLSELEIFSNPKIKLLIFTEHKDTLDYLAGDGKDGRLLGKLREWGLKVTQIHGGMKIGDRDTPGTRIYAERDFREEAQVLVATEAAGEGINLQFCWLMINYDIPWNPVRLEQRMGRIHRYGQEHDCLISNFVAVNTREGRVLQKLLERLSEIRRELGTDHVFDVIGEVFPSNLLEKLFREMYAKRTDLPNIEARIVREVDAGRFRKITDSTLEGLAKRELNLASIVGKSAEARERRLIPEVIEDFFTTAGPIAGVNPRPVQKDGHVYRVGKIPRTLVPIGERLEGRFGKLGREYQKVVFDKALLPADPTLEWVTPGHPLFEAVRDDVTARVTDDLRRGAVFYDLHTKTPYRLDVFAASIKDGRANTLHRRLFIVEATSSGDLAIRQPTLLLDVSPAPKGTPVPDGSRLPDRAGVERVLVDLALKSFLAETAAQRDKEVDTISRHMEISLGELIHRQNLQLAELVGRQQAGTTIPGLDGNIALSEAHLDELNNRLENRRAELRNEKQCTIGDIQHLGRAWVLPHPERDAPGIAPMVRDEEIERVAVEEVKRYEIARGWVVESVEAENRGFDLISRKPHPHDAKTFTDVRFIEVKGRAGVGEVALTANEYKTAERLKRDYWLYVVFNCGSKAELHIVQEPARLGWEPIVRVEHYYVGANEIVEAAE; encoded by the coding sequence ATGATTTTGGACCAACTCAAACCGAACGTCATTGTACGGGGATCAATATTCCCGGAACCGGTGCAGATCATTGTTGCCATTCCGATGGGTACCTCGGTAAAGCTGGTCGGCAAGGGTCTAAACAGCAATTTGGTCCACGAGCCAATCCTCAGCCCAGAACAGATTGCCCAATTGGAAGCAACGCCTGAAAGGGAGCCCTTTGACGGTGACCCGAGCCGATTCCGCATCGGCGTCGAGGCGTTTCGCCTAGGGCTGGCATACGAGTACGACCCGTATTTCTCTCTCTCGATTGCGCGGGTTGATCCCCTGCCACATCAACTTGAAGCAGTCTACGACTATTTCCTCACGATGCCGCGCATTCGCTTCCTTCTTGCCGACGACCCAGGTGCAGGCAAGACGATCATGGCCGGCTTGCTGCTCAAGGAGCTGAAAATTCGCGGGCTAGTGAAGCGGACTCTCATCATTACGCCGGCAAGCCTGTCGTTCCAGTGGCAACGTGAGATGAAGGAAAAATTCCGCGAGCAGTTCGAGCTGATCCGCAGCGATGTGCTCCGAGCAAATTACGGGATGAACCCGTGGCAGGAGCGGAATCAGGTCATCACCTCCATTTCGTGGGTCTCCCGAATTGAGGACGCGAAAGACAGTCTGCTCCGCAGCCGTTGGGATTTGATCATCGTTGACGAAGCCCACAAGATGGCAGCGTATAGCGCGGACAAGAAGACCCTGGCATATCGTTTGGGCGAGTCGTTGTCGGGAATGACTGACCATTTCCTGCTGATGACTGCCACGCCTCATAAAGGCGATCCCGAGAATTTCTGCCTGTTTCTCGAACTACTCGACCGGGACGTTTATGGCAATGTAAAAAGCCTCGAAGAAGCCATGCGCCGGAACTACGCTCCGTTCTATCTGCGGAGGACCAAAGAAGCGTTGATCTCGTTCCCAGACCCGGAAACCGGCAATGTTACGAAGCTGTTCACGAATCGAACCGTAAACACCGCATCGTTCGACCTGGACGGCGACGAATATGACTTCTACGATGCTTTGACTCGCTACGTGGAGGACCAGTCCATCAAGGCCGCACAGGAAGATACGCCCCGCAGCCGTGCTCTGACCTTCACAATGGCCATGCTCCAACGACGATTCGCGTCCAGCATTTACGCCGTTCACCGCAGCTTGGAACGCATGCGCGAGAAGCGGAAGAAGATTCTCGAGGATCCACGGGAGTATCTGCGCAAGCAAATGGATATCCCTGAGGACTTGGATGATCTGCCGGAGGAAGAGCGCGAAGAGTATATCGAGGAGATTGAAAACGCAGCAATCAGTTTTGACCCGACTGTGCTGAAAGAAGACATTCAGCAAATCGGCCGGCTGATTGACCAGGCGAGGGTGCTTGAGCATCGCGAGATCGAATCCAAACTGGTGAAGCTCAAGAAGGTTCTGAGCGAGCTTGAAATCTTCTCGAATCCGAAGATAAAGCTCCTAATCTTCACCGAGCACAAAGACACACTTGATTACCTCGCCGGCGACGGCAAAGACGGGCGTCTGCTTGGCAAGCTCCGCGAATGGGGTCTCAAGGTCACCCAGATTCATGGCGGCATGAAGATTGGCGATCGCGACACACCGGGTACGCGTATTTATGCCGAGCGTGATTTCCGCGAGGAAGCCCAGGTTCTCGTAGCTACGGAGGCAGCCGGTGAGGGCATCAACCTGCAATTTTGCTGGTTAATGATTAACTACGATATTCCTTGGAACCCGGTCAGGCTTGAACAGCGAATGGGGCGTATACATCGCTACGGGCAGGAGCACGATTGTCTCATTTCCAACTTCGTGGCCGTGAATACGCGAGAAGGCCGCGTACTCCAAAAGCTGCTAGAACGGTTGAGCGAGATCCGGCGCGAACTCGGCACCGACCATGTTTTTGACGTGATAGGCGAAGTCTTTCCGTCGAACCTCCTTGAAAAGCTATTCCGGGAAATGTACGCCAAGCGTACTGACCTGCCGAATATCGAAGCGCGGATCGTGCGTGAAGTGGATGCGGGTCGCTTCCGCAAAATCACCGATTCGACACTGGAAGGATTGGCGAAGCGCGAATTGAATCTGGCGTCTATTGTCGGCAAATCGGCTGAAGCCCGCGAGCGGCGCCTGATCCCCGAGGTCATTGAGGATTTCTTCACGACGGCAGGCCCAATCGCTGGTGTCAATCCCCGCCCTGTGCAGAAAGACGGGCATGTCTATCGCGTCGGGAAGATTCCTCGCACGCTCGTGCCTATTGGCGAACGGCTGGAAGGCAGGTTCGGCAAACTCGGACGCGAGTACCAGAAAGTAGTTTTCGATAAAGCATTGCTGCCGGCAGACCCAACTTTGGAATGGGTCACTCCCGGCCACCCGCTATTTGAAGCGGTGCGAGACGATGTCACCGCAAGGGTGACTGACGACCTTCGGCGCGGCGCCGTTTTTTACGACTTGCACACAAAGACCCCGTACCGCCTCGATGTTTTTGCCGCGTCCATCAAGGACGGCAGAGCGAACACACTTCATCGCCGACTCTTCATCGTAGAAGCCACTTCAAGCGGTGACCTCGCCATCCGGCAACCAACGCTATTGCTAGACGTTTCACCCGCGCCGAAAGGAACACCGGTTCCCGACGGCAGTCGATTGCCAGATCGCGCAGGAGTTGAACGCGTACTGGTCGATTTAGCATTGAAATCATTCCTGGCGGAAACAGCGGCGCAGCGCGACAAGGAAGTGGACACGATCTCGCGGCACATGGAGATTTCACTTGGCGAACTGATTCACCGCCAGAACTTGCAGTTGGCGGAACTCGTCGGTCGCCAGCAGGCAGGTACGACCATTCCAGGGCTCGATGGAAACATCGCTCTTTCCGAGGCACACCTCGATGAGTTGAACAATCGCCTGGAGAACCGCCGAGCGGAATTGCGGAACGAGAAGCAATGCACCATCGGTGACATCCAGCACCTTGGGCGGGCCTGGGTCTTGCCGCATCCCGAACGAGATGCGCCGGGAATTGCGCCAATGGTTCGGGATGAGGAGATCGAGAGAGTTGCCGTAGAAGAAGTAAAACGGTACGAGATTGCCCGGGGTTGGGTAGTTGAAAGTGTAGAGGCGGAAAATCGTGGTTTTGACTTGATCTCACGGAAGCCGCACCCGCACGACGCGAAGACGTTTACCGATGTTCGGTTTATTGAAGTGAAGGGCCGTGCGGGTGTCGGTGAAGTCGCGCTGACAGCCAATGAATACAAGACTGCCGAGCGCCTGAAGCGGGATTACTGGTTATATGTGGTTTTCAATTGCGGGTCGAAGGCTGAACTTCACATCGTGCAAGAGCCGGCGCGGTTGGGTTGGGAACCCATCGTGCGAGTTGAGCATTACTACGTGGGCGCAAACGAAATCGTTGAGGCTGCTGAATGA
- a CDS encoding DUF2604 domain-containing protein produces MPDNEIDLAIVVNGQPTVVRANKNAPLRTVIARALEQTGNAGQPPDNWELRDAAGAPLSLDQKIADFGFPADIRLFLNLKAGVGGA; encoded by the coding sequence ATGCCTGACAACGAGATAGATCTCGCTATCGTGGTGAATGGCCAGCCGACGGTGGTCCGCGCGAACAAGAACGCGCCGTTGCGAACCGTTATCGCTCGGGCGCTAGAACAAACCGGAAATGCAGGACAACCGCCAGACAACTGGGAACTGAGGGACGCTGCCGGCGCTCCACTTTCTTTGGACCAGAAGATCGCCGACTTCGGTTTTCCCGCGGACATACGGTTGTTCCTGAATCTCAAGGCAGGAGTTGGCGGAGCATAG
- a CDS encoding E2 ligase fold family C protein, giving the protein MALAEYYDRAALAASQVIAGFAPDLFRRSLEEANVGLAIDKEAAISDEGKALADLSIRLLARLYPCLEVRAELSSEGERLERVARMINPRIEFRRGASVGIGIGSGTPRFETTYFAGSHGWDALLSVSEPVRTGSSSNPLGAGAAACLAVRNIFAHLLLPKSDRLPNIDVRLSTFSCEQSETPTNIPNDNWSLTGEAALVGVGAVGNGAVWALGRSPVRGAIHIVDHECLELSNLQRYVLANQADEARPKVEIAQEYYLRELKCIRHQVKWAEFVQECGYAWRHVLVAVDSAADRRSVQAGLPEWIANAWTQPGDLGVSVHGRFDGAGACLACLYLPTGTAPNEDELVAAALAIPQLVADVRTLLHSGAGVDRSLLSAVAQSLHLPLEEVLRYEGRPIRELYVEGVCGGGLIPLGVVGLPRQELHVPLAHQSALAGILLAGALAKRAVGKTAETTTTTRIDVTRPLGEFLTQLTLKARTGLCICEDDDYVHAYQAKFGVIG; this is encoded by the coding sequence GTGGCGCTAGCGGAATATTACGATCGGGCAGCACTAGCGGCTTCACAAGTCATCGCCGGATTTGCGCCTGATCTCTTTCGAAGAAGCCTCGAGGAGGCGAATGTTGGGTTGGCAATTGATAAAGAGGCAGCAATATCCGACGAGGGTAAAGCACTGGCCGACCTCTCCATCAGATTGCTCGCGCGATTATACCCTTGCTTAGAAGTGAGGGCTGAGCTTTCATCAGAAGGCGAGCGCCTAGAGAGGGTTGCTCGAATGATCAACCCGCGGATCGAGTTTCGGCGTGGAGCTTCCGTTGGAATCGGAATTGGTTCTGGAACTCCTCGTTTCGAAACCACTTACTTTGCCGGCAGTCACGGATGGGATGCTTTGCTTTCCGTGAGTGAGCCAGTTCGAACAGGATCTTCATCAAATCCGCTTGGTGCGGGTGCGGCTGCCTGCCTCGCTGTGCGCAATATTTTTGCGCACCTATTGTTACCCAAATCGGACCGCCTCCCAAACATTGACGTACGGCTATCGACATTTTCGTGCGAGCAGAGTGAGACTCCGACAAATATTCCGAATGACAATTGGAGTCTCACGGGAGAAGCGGCACTCGTCGGCGTGGGCGCAGTCGGTAACGGGGCCGTGTGGGCGCTCGGGCGCTCCCCTGTAAGGGGCGCGATTCACATCGTCGACCACGAGTGCCTGGAACTCAGCAATCTTCAGCGCTACGTGCTGGCTAACCAGGCCGACGAGGCCAGACCCAAGGTGGAAATTGCTCAGGAATACTACCTTCGTGAGCTCAAGTGCATACGCCATCAAGTGAAATGGGCTGAGTTCGTGCAGGAATGTGGATACGCTTGGCGACACGTTCTCGTTGCAGTGGACAGCGCGGCCGACCGCCGTTCTGTGCAAGCTGGCTTGCCCGAATGGATTGCTAACGCCTGGACTCAGCCGGGTGATCTTGGCGTGTCCGTGCATGGTCGTTTCGACGGTGCGGGCGCATGTCTCGCATGTCTATACCTGCCGACCGGCACGGCTCCAAATGAGGATGAACTCGTTGCCGCCGCGCTAGCGATCCCTCAACTCGTGGCAGACGTGCGAACATTGTTGCACAGCGGGGCTGGTGTCGATAGATCTCTGTTATCGGCTGTGGCGCAGAGCCTTCACCTGCCACTCGAGGAGGTTTTGCGTTATGAGGGGAGACCGATTCGCGAACTCTACGTGGAGGGCGTATGTGGCGGTGGTCTTATTCCGCTTGGCGTTGTAGGTCTACCACGTCAGGAACTACATGTACCACTTGCCCACCAATCAGCACTTGCAGGAATTCTCCTTGCCGGCGCACTCGCGAAGCGCGCTGTTGGTAAGACAGCCGAGACGACCACAACGACTCGCATCGATGTGACCAGGCCGCTCGGTGAATTCTTGACGCAGCTGACACTGAAGGCGCGCACTGGGCTATGCATCTGTGAAGACGACGATTATGTCCATGCGTACCAGGCAAAATTCGGCGTCATCGGGTAA
- a CDS encoding MerR family transcriptional regulator: MAGIIKRSTLRIYLASFGVNRATLLVHMQVGFTPRQVTRLTGVPYSTLNLWAKKGLIRPSVSEGVGSGSERIYSFSDLVALKVAFELRKSGVTTSSLKKVVKFLHEDEEIEKPLSEVRLVVTGGDVAIVREGELISVLSRPGQGYLSFVVDLPRMLGELVNVADATKAFAYGIASVSGSKETVKKQPKSAHGSNRPKRARR, from the coding sequence ATGGCGGGCATTATCAAAAGGAGTACATTAAGAATATACCTCGCTTCATTCGGCGTCAATCGTGCTACACTTTTGGTGCATATGCAGGTCGGCTTTACACCGAGGCAAGTCACCCGTTTAACGGGGGTTCCATACTCAACGTTGAATCTTTGGGCGAAGAAGGGTTTGATCCGGCCAAGTGTTTCCGAGGGCGTGGGTTCAGGAAGCGAGCGCATTTACAGCTTTAGTGACCTAGTCGCCCTAAAAGTAGCGTTTGAGCTGCGAAAGTCAGGCGTCACGACTTCCTCGCTCAAAAAAGTCGTGAAATTTCTGCACGAAGACGAAGAGATCGAAAAGCCGCTTTCAGAAGTCCGACTCGTAGTCACTGGGGGCGATGTGGCTATTGTCCGTGAGGGAGAGCTTATCAGCGTCCTTTCAAGACCTGGTCAAGGCTACCTGAGCTTTGTTGTCGATTTACCGCGGATGCTTGGAGAGCTGGTTAACGTCGCCGATGCGACGAAAGCTTTTGCATACGGAATCGCATCGGTATCTGGCTCAAAAGAAACGGTCAAAAAGCAGCCGAAATCCGCCCACGGCAGCAATCGACCCAAGCGCGCCCGAAGGTAA
- a CDS encoding SIR2 family protein: protein MSVTNGSKEALSVLASLLRPGDRPWPLLLLGAGASFRSGVPTAATAVKQIARISYSESVLRNSRPPERVKPSEWESWLQSLPWFIPGSDRLAENFPLAVEHLLVPAEFRKRIILDLMRPVNGISPGYKVLADFVMRGLVRTILTTNFDTCLPDAFRERQPHIRRIDEVNRYSGDYDQFSIYSKCQIIWLHGRAEHYSDRNASGETGSLDEPLISRLRPMLDASPVIVVGYRGSESSIMEGLFRQTNDGRLDFPAGIYWCIRGGETPHPNVERLAGRLGSNFRFLKIDGFDELFSELSKELAGQDRYAVPENAVRASESIHAFDESVIQSASLDDVDLDLTLSVLREYCTRLGRAPLTRETLIPLMREQGLVVPDENGDRVTAGALLLFGRRTQEFFPHAVVSLTEAGKKREIYDGNLITQHRRLLEKLESAEVNPPLKVKKRRVHSDEVPYPPRVLVELLVNMLVHRDYEIPEKSSIEVQPGAEITFTNPGGLTPKLAGKLGLGSDGRILVSESVTDQRNPSLCDIFFGLKAMERAGTGLMDVAQLMATSGGTSAFYHSPVESRFTAVVAQAQASAGSRSVARSDVPTGLYVLNVLPFTAVPEKVSIIRLTVPLHQRPSSVDLSECGTFVRRAGGLELWSFVPFPILLSLLDPIIDKKSSIALLRREIEACPDSKRVLSWLLRNHVEYHFLGFEDQGLILEDAGKHRAYFAGTKKGERMVVWNSAQRRGIKREVVKRRADGPRAWFENEGFGYEVVDLGGSWCLRVKPFYMFTGQNARTPLSSFARAAKATRRIKFDRNKNVEADLAFWANFIGRGAETINVGDLHVDDLLIDTNFLTVEVPEIGLSNNEPELKNRMSA from the coding sequence ATGTCAGTTACCAATGGTAGTAAAGAGGCGCTGTCGGTGCTTGCCTCACTTCTGCGGCCGGGAGACCGCCCCTGGCCTCTTCTCTTGCTTGGCGCCGGAGCCTCTTTCCGGTCGGGCGTTCCGACTGCAGCAACCGCGGTTAAGCAGATTGCACGCATTTCGTATTCCGAGAGCGTCCTGCGAAATAGTCGCCCGCCGGAGCGAGTCAAGCCTTCCGAATGGGAGTCGTGGCTCCAGAGCCTACCGTGGTTCATCCCCGGTTCTGATCGTCTAGCCGAGAATTTTCCTCTCGCCGTAGAGCACCTGCTGGTTCCCGCCGAATTCCGTAAACGCATCATTCTTGATCTGATGCGACCTGTGAATGGCATCAGCCCTGGTTACAAGGTTCTGGCCGATTTTGTAATGCGAGGGCTTGTCCGAACAATTCTGACGACGAATTTCGATACGTGCCTCCCAGATGCGTTTAGGGAACGGCAACCGCACATCCGCAGAATTGACGAAGTCAATCGTTACAGCGGCGATTACGACCAATTCAGTATCTATAGCAAGTGCCAAATCATTTGGCTGCATGGTCGCGCGGAACACTACTCGGATCGGAATGCGAGTGGCGAAACCGGGTCGTTGGATGAGCCGCTGATTTCCAGACTTCGGCCCATGCTCGACGCGTCACCTGTAATCGTCGTTGGTTATAGAGGTTCGGAATCGTCGATCATGGAAGGACTGTTTAGGCAGACCAATGACGGCCGACTTGATTTTCCGGCGGGCATTTATTGGTGCATCAGGGGTGGCGAAACTCCACATCCGAACGTCGAAAGATTGGCGGGTCGGCTCGGTTCTAATTTCCGCTTCCTCAAGATCGACGGATTTGACGAGCTCTTTAGTGAGCTGTCTAAAGAACTCGCCGGTCAAGACCGATATGCGGTGCCAGAAAACGCCGTCCGGGCTTCAGAAAGCATCCACGCATTCGATGAAAGCGTTATTCAAAGCGCGTCACTCGATGACGTTGATCTAGATCTTACGCTCTCTGTACTGCGAGAGTACTGCACCCGGCTGGGGCGGGCTCCACTGACGAGAGAGACACTGATTCCACTCATGCGTGAGCAAGGCCTCGTCGTTCCTGATGAGAACGGCGATAGAGTCACGGCAGGAGCCCTTTTGCTTTTTGGCCGGCGGACCCAGGAATTCTTCCCACACGCCGTTGTCTCGCTCACTGAAGCTGGTAAGAAACGTGAAATATACGACGGCAACCTAATCACTCAGCACCGGCGACTTCTCGAAAAACTGGAAAGTGCTGAAGTTAACCCGCCACTAAAAGTTAAGAAACGGCGGGTACATAGCGATGAGGTGCCGTATCCTCCGCGGGTTCTCGTCGAACTCTTGGTCAACATGCTGGTGCATCGCGATTATGAGATTCCGGAAAAGTCCAGCATTGAGGTGCAGCCTGGGGCAGAAATTACATTCACCAATCCAGGTGGACTCACGCCGAAATTGGCTGGAAAGCTGGGACTCGGATCGGATGGCAGAATCCTAGTGTCCGAAAGTGTGACCGATCAACGGAATCCTTCTCTGTGCGACATTTTTTTTGGGCTCAAGGCGATGGAACGAGCTGGGACGGGTTTGATGGACGTTGCCCAGCTAATGGCGACCTCGGGAGGTACGTCAGCCTTTTATCACAGCCCTGTCGAATCACGATTTACGGCTGTTGTGGCACAAGCCCAAGCGTCTGCGGGATCGCGCAGCGTGGCGCGGTCGGATGTTCCGACAGGACTGTACGTGCTCAATGTTCTTCCATTTACTGCTGTACCCGAAAAGGTCTCAATCATTCGATTGACTGTACCGCTACATCAGCGCCCGTCCAGCGTTGATTTATCGGAATGCGGAACGTTCGTGCGGCGTGCAGGAGGGCTTGAATTATGGAGTTTCGTGCCGTTTCCGATTTTGCTGTCGCTGCTCGACCCTATCATTGATAAGAAGTCCAGCATAGCTCTCCTGCGCCGGGAAATCGAGGCATGTCCAGATTCAAAGCGCGTTCTATCTTGGCTATTACGAAACCACGTGGAGTACCACTTCCTCGGGTTCGAAGATCAAGGATTGATTCTTGAGGACGCCGGGAAGCATCGTGCCTATTTCGCGGGCACGAAGAAGGGCGAGCGAATGGTCGTGTGGAACAGTGCCCAAAGGCGTGGGATTAAGCGGGAAGTTGTCAAGAGGCGCGCGGACGGGCCACGAGCTTGGTTCGAAAATGAAGGGTTTGGTTATGAGGTTGTGGATCTCGGAGGATCGTGGTGTCTTCGCGTTAAACCCTTCTACATGTTTACGGGCCAGAATGCGAGGACGCCTCTATCGTCTTTTGCGCGCGCTGCCAAGGCGACACGTCGCATTAAGTTTGATCGGAATAAGAACGTGGAGGCGGATCTCGCATTTTGGGCTAATTTTATCGGTCGTGGTGCCGAAACGATCAACGTTGGCGACCTGCATGTCGACGATTTGCTCATCGACACGAATTTTTTGACAGTAGAAGTGCCGGAGATTGGATTGAGCAACAATGAGCCTGAACTTAAGAATCGAATGTCTGCCTGA